Proteins encoded within one genomic window of Amycolatopsis sp. 2-15:
- a CDS encoding sodium:solute symporter family protein has translation MEVLADANLRLDASAIDYIELAFYFVLVLGIGYLARRQVSSSLDFFLSGRSLPAWVTGLAFISANLGAIEVMGMSANGAEYGLPTAHYFWIGAIPAMLFLGVVMMPFYYGSKVRSVPEFMLRRFGPAAHWVNGASFALAQILIAGANLYLLASVVNLLLGWPIWVSIIIAAVIVLTYTALGGLSAAIYNEVLQFFVILAALIPLTIVGLYKVGGWNGLIEKVTNSPGGVAQTHSWPGNQLTGFGSNFLSVLGLVFGLGFVLSFGYWTTNFVEVQRAMASKSMSAARRTPIIGSFPKMFIPFVVIIPGMVAAVTVTELQGANKQALLDGKPAPSGATFNDALLLLMRDVLPNGILGVAIAGLLASFMAGMAANLSSFNTVFTYDVFQTYIVKNRPDKFYLNTGRVVTMVATVLAIGTAFIASTYANLMDYLQTLFSFFNAPLFATFILGMFWKRMSKAAGWSGLVFGTLAAIAIFVMSKLEVFTLPGQGVSFVAAIVAFLVDIVVSVGVTYFTPPKPESELVGLVYSLTPRGSLKTETTGEDAGWYRKPVLLAGIAAVITLVLNFAF, from the coding sequence GTGGAGGTCCTTGCCGACGCGAACCTGCGGCTCGACGCGAGTGCTATCGACTACATCGAGCTGGCGTTCTATTTCGTGCTGGTGCTGGGCATCGGCTATCTCGCCCGCAGGCAGGTGTCGAGCAGTCTCGACTTCTTCCTGTCCGGGCGCTCGCTTCCGGCATGGGTGACCGGCCTGGCGTTCATCTCGGCGAACCTCGGCGCGATCGAGGTCATGGGCATGTCCGCCAACGGCGCCGAGTACGGCCTGCCGACGGCGCACTACTTCTGGATCGGCGCGATCCCCGCGATGCTGTTCCTCGGCGTCGTGATGATGCCGTTCTACTACGGCTCAAAGGTGCGCAGCGTTCCCGAGTTCATGCTCCGCCGCTTCGGTCCGGCCGCCCATTGGGTCAACGGCGCCAGCTTCGCGCTCGCGCAGATCCTCATCGCCGGCGCGAACCTGTACCTGCTGGCCAGCGTCGTGAACCTGCTGCTGGGCTGGCCGATCTGGGTCTCGATCATCATCGCGGCCGTCATCGTGCTCACCTACACCGCGCTCGGTGGCCTGTCTGCGGCCATCTACAACGAAGTGCTGCAGTTCTTCGTCATCCTCGCGGCGCTGATCCCGCTCACGATCGTCGGTCTGTACAAGGTCGGCGGCTGGAACGGCCTCATCGAGAAGGTGACCAACAGCCCGGGCGGCGTCGCGCAGACGCACTCGTGGCCCGGCAACCAGCTGACCGGCTTCGGCAGCAACTTCCTGTCGGTGCTGGGTCTCGTGTTCGGCCTCGGGTTCGTGCTCTCGTTCGGTTACTGGACCACGAACTTCGTCGAGGTCCAGCGCGCGATGGCGTCGAAGAGCATGTCGGCCGCGCGGCGCACGCCCATCATCGGCTCGTTCCCGAAGATGTTCATCCCGTTCGTGGTGATCATCCCGGGCATGGTCGCGGCGGTGACCGTGACCGAGCTGCAGGGTGCGAACAAGCAGGCCCTGCTCGACGGCAAGCCCGCGCCCAGCGGCGCGACGTTCAACGACGCGCTCCTGCTGCTGATGCGCGACGTGCTGCCGAACGGCATCCTCGGCGTGGCGATCGCGGGTCTGCTCGCGTCGTTCATGGCCGGCATGGCGGCGAACCTGAGCTCGTTCAACACGGTGTTCACCTACGACGTGTTCCAGACCTACATCGTGAAGAACCGGCCGGACAAGTTCTACCTCAACACCGGCCGCGTGGTGACCATGGTCGCGACAGTCCTGGCGATCGGCACGGCGTTCATCGCGTCGACGTACGCGAACCTGATGGACTACCTGCAGACGCTGTTCTCGTTCTTCAACGCGCCGTTGTTCGCCACGTTCATCCTCGGCATGTTCTGGAAGCGGATGTCGAAGGCGGCCGGCTGGTCGGGCCTGGTGTTCGGGACCTTGGCGGCCATCGCGATCTTCGTGATGAGCAAGCTCGAGGTGTTCACCCTGCCGGGGCAGGGCGTGAGTTTTGTGGCCGCGATCGTGGCGTTCCTCGTCGACATCGTGGTGAGCGTGGGCGTCACGTACTTCACGCCGCCCAAGCCGGAGTCGGAGCTGGTGGGCCTGGTCTACTCGCTCACGCCGCGCGGCTCGCTCAAGACCGAAACCACCGGCGAAGACGCGGGCTGGTACCGCAAGCCGGTGCTGCTGGCCGGGATCGCGGCCGTCATCACCCTCGTCCTGAACTTCGCCTTCTAG
- the dhaK gene encoding dihydroxyacetone kinase subunit DhaK, with protein sequence MKKIINDPATVVAESLRGLAVAHADILRVRDDPAVVVRADAPVARKVAVISGGGAGHEPLHGGFVGRGMLDAAVPGAVFTSPTPDAVQAAVAATTGPSGALLIVKNYTGDVLNFETAAELAAAEDLDVRSVVIDDDVAVKDSTFTAGRRGVGGTVLLEKIVGAAAERGDSLDAVEALARKVVGQVRSIGVALSAPIVPHVGEPSFDLGPDEIEFGIGIHGEPGRERIPAEPADALVARMVEAIVSDLPYESGDKVLLFTNSMGATPLLELYLAHGIAERLLAERGIVVERRLVGPYITSLEMQGMSLTLLKLDDELTELWDAPVWTPALRWGI encoded by the coding sequence ATGAAGAAGATCATCAACGATCCGGCGACCGTGGTCGCGGAGTCCTTGAGAGGCCTCGCCGTCGCCCACGCCGATATCCTCCGTGTCCGGGACGACCCGGCCGTCGTGGTGCGGGCCGACGCTCCGGTGGCGCGCAAGGTCGCCGTCATCTCGGGTGGCGGCGCCGGCCACGAGCCGCTGCACGGCGGGTTCGTCGGCCGCGGCATGCTCGACGCCGCTGTGCCCGGCGCGGTGTTCACGTCGCCGACGCCGGACGCGGTGCAGGCCGCGGTCGCCGCGACGACCGGGCCGTCCGGTGCGTTGCTGATCGTGAAGAACTACACGGGTGACGTGCTGAACTTCGAGACCGCCGCCGAGCTGGCCGCGGCCGAGGACCTCGACGTGCGCAGCGTCGTGATCGACGACGACGTCGCGGTGAAGGACTCCACGTTCACCGCCGGCCGCCGTGGCGTCGGCGGGACTGTGCTGCTGGAGAAGATCGTGGGCGCGGCCGCGGAGCGAGGCGACTCGCTCGACGCGGTGGAGGCGCTGGCGCGCAAGGTCGTCGGGCAGGTGCGGTCGATCGGGGTGGCGTTGAGCGCGCCGATCGTGCCGCACGTCGGCGAGCCGAGCTTCGACCTGGGGCCGGACGAGATCGAGTTCGGCATCGGCATCCACGGTGAGCCGGGCCGCGAGCGCATCCCGGCCGAGCCTGCCGACGCGCTGGTGGCGCGCATGGTCGAGGCCATCGTTTCGGACCTGCCGTACGAGTCGGGCGACAAGGTGCTGCTGTTCACGAACTCCATGGGCGCCACGCCGTTGCTGGAGCTCTACCTCGCCCACGGCATCGCCGAGCGGCTGCTGGCCGAGCGTGGGATCGTGGTCGAGCGCAGGCTGGTCGGGCCGTACATCACGAGTCTCGAGATGCAGGGGATGAGCCTGACGCTGCTGAAGCTGGACGACGAGCTGACCGAGCTGTGGGACGCGCCCGTGTGGACGCCCGCGCTGCGATGGGGGATCTGA
- the dhaL gene encoding dihydroxyacetone kinase subunit DhaL codes for MGCSSEGVAAALRAAAEVVAEHRSELVELDRAIGDGDHGENMSRGFTAIVSALETEVPATPAGVAKLAATTLISKVGGAAGPLYGTAFLRASTRLGDADSLDVPLLVAALQAALDGVQARGKAVGGDATMVDALIPAVSAAEACPADASIADVLTAAADAADRGAESTVDLVPRKGRASYLGERAVGHMDPGARSTALLLRAFAEAAR; via the coding sequence ATGGGTTGTTCTTCCGAAGGAGTCGCGGCTGCGTTGCGAGCCGCGGCCGAAGTCGTGGCCGAGCACCGCTCCGAGCTGGTGGAGCTCGACCGCGCCATCGGCGACGGCGACCACGGCGAGAACATGAGCCGCGGGTTCACCGCGATCGTGTCCGCCCTGGAGACGGAGGTGCCCGCCACCCCGGCGGGCGTCGCGAAGCTGGCGGCCACCACGTTGATCTCGAAGGTCGGCGGCGCGGCGGGACCGTTGTACGGCACGGCTTTCCTGCGTGCGTCGACCCGTCTGGGAGACGCGGATTCGCTTGACGTGCCGCTGCTGGTGGCCGCTCTGCAGGCCGCTTTGGACGGTGTGCAGGCCCGCGGTAAGGCGGTGGGCGGCGACGCGACGATGGTCGACGCCCTGATCCCGGCCGTTTCGGCGGCCGAAGCCTGCCCCGCGGACGCCTCGATCGCCGACGTGCTGACCGCGGCCGCCGACGCGGCCGACCGCGGCGCCGAGTCCACAGTGGACCTGGTGCCCCGCAAGGGCCGGGCTTCGTATCTGGGCGAACGCGCCGTCGGCCACATGGACCCCGGCGCCCGCTCCACGGCGCTGCTGCTGCGCGCGTTCGCGGAGGCCGCCCGGTGA
- the dhaM gene encoding dihydroxyacetone kinase phosphoryl donor subunit DhaM — translation MTVGIVLVSHSAKLAQGLADLAAQMAPDVRIIPAGGLPDDGGIGTDYDEVVAATQRADAGDGVVLLYDLGSAQMTAELAVESLSGGLAAVVADGPLVEGAIAAAVAAQGGADRKAVASAAAGAGLAPDLAAVDSPSDSQEKELTLTNEVGLHARPAAVLVRSLASVEAEVTIRLGDQEADAHSVLALMSLGARQGDRILVRARGPEASDALAKVTGLVESNFGE, via the coding sequence GTGACCGTGGGGATCGTGCTCGTCTCGCACAGCGCCAAACTGGCCCAAGGCCTGGCCGACCTGGCCGCCCAAATGGCCCCCGACGTCCGCATCATCCCCGCCGGCGGCCTCCCCGACGACGGCGGCATCGGCACCGACTACGACGAAGTCGTGGCCGCCACCCAACGCGCCGACGCCGGCGACGGTGTGGTGCTGCTGTACGACCTGGGCAGCGCGCAGATGACGGCGGAGCTCGCGGTGGAGTCCTTGTCCGGCGGCCTCGCCGCGGTGGTCGCCGACGGCCCCCTCGTGGAAGGCGCCATCGCGGCCGCCGTCGCCGCCCAGGGCGGGGCGGACCGCAAAGCGGTGGCTTCCGCTGCCGCCGGCGCCGGCCTGGCCCCCGACCTCGCCGCCGTGGACTCTCCCAGTGACTCCCAGGAGAAGGAACTCACGCTGACGAACGAGGTCGGCCTCCACGCCCGCCCCGCCGCCGTCCTGGTCCGCAGCCTGGCCTCCGTGGAAGCCGAGGTCACCATCCGCCTGGGCGACCAGGAAGCCGACGCCCACAGCGTCCTGGCCCTCATGTCCCTCGGCGCCCGCCAGGGCGACCGCATCCTGGTGCGCGCCCGGGGGCCGGAGGCTTCGGACGCGCTCGCCAAGGTGACCGGATTGGTGGAGTCGAACTTCGGGGAGTAG
- a CDS encoding Lrp/AsnC family transcriptional regulator — protein sequence MTGSVELSPVDLEILRVLQNDARTSNKDLAAAVGIAPSTCLDRVARLRETGVITGQHAQVDAAKLGRPLEAFLFVQVRPHRRQLVDPFVADLLALPEVRAVYHLTGPDDFLAHVATSSAAELQRLVLDELTARDEVARVHTNLVFQHWSGGPLLPPTPSAP from the coding sequence GTGACTGGATCTGTCGAACTGAGCCCGGTCGACCTCGAGATTCTGCGGGTGCTGCAGAACGATGCCCGGACGTCGAACAAGGACCTCGCTGCCGCCGTCGGCATCGCGCCGTCCACGTGTCTGGATCGCGTGGCGCGCCTGCGCGAGACCGGCGTGATCACGGGCCAGCACGCGCAGGTCGACGCCGCCAAACTCGGGCGTCCGCTGGAGGCATTCCTGTTCGTGCAGGTCCGCCCCCACCGGCGCCAGCTGGTCGACCCCTTCGTCGCCGACCTGCTCGCCCTGCCCGAGGTGCGCGCCGTCTACCACCTCACCGGCCCGGACGACTTCCTGGCGCACGTGGCCACCAGCTCGGCCGCCGAGCTCCAGCGGCTGGTGCTGGACGAGCTCACCGCCCGCGACGAGGTCGCGCGCGTGCACACGAACCTGGTGTTCCAGCACTGGAGTGGCGGGCCGTTGTTGCCGCCTACTCCGTCCGCACCTTGA
- a CDS encoding trans-sulfuration enzyme family protein, translating to MTNALRTRAVHAGRDDLTDLGLHAVPLDFSTTYPSRDSAAEARRIDEFSAGGEVSGIYGRVSNPTVERFERALAELEGFDHAVAFASGMAAVSACLLSAASQGKRHVVGVRPLYGSTDHLLTSGLLGTEVTWAAPGEVPAALRPDTGLVFVETPANPTLTELDVKALVDACGDVPVLVDNTFATPVLQRPGRHGARLVLHSATKFLGGHGDVMGGIVACDAEEAARLRGIRFATGAVLHPLAGYLLLRGLSTLPLRVTAASATAAVLAERLTQHEAVTAVHYPKLGGPLVAFEVAGDPHALIAAVRLITPAVSLGSVDTLIQHPASLTHRVVAETDREENGITQGLIRLSAGLEDVEDLWHDLDQALKAC from the coding sequence ATGACGAACGCGCTGCGCACCCGAGCCGTCCACGCCGGCCGCGACGACCTGACCGACCTGGGCCTGCACGCCGTACCGCTCGATTTCTCCACGACGTACCCGTCCCGCGACAGCGCGGCCGAGGCCCGGCGGATCGACGAGTTCTCGGCCGGCGGCGAGGTCTCCGGCATCTACGGCCGCGTCAGCAACCCGACCGTCGAGCGGTTCGAGCGCGCGCTGGCCGAACTGGAGGGATTCGACCACGCGGTGGCGTTCGCGAGCGGGATGGCGGCGGTGTCCGCGTGCCTGCTTTCCGCCGCGTCGCAAGGAAAGCGGCACGTCGTCGGCGTCCGGCCGCTGTACGGCTCGACCGACCACCTGCTGACCTCCGGGCTGCTCGGCACCGAGGTCACGTGGGCGGCGCCCGGTGAGGTGCCCGCGGCGCTGAGGCCGGACACCGGTCTCGTGTTCGTGGAAACGCCCGCCAACCCGACGCTCACCGAGCTCGACGTCAAAGCCCTCGTCGACGCGTGCGGCGACGTGCCCGTGCTCGTCGACAACACCTTCGCCACACCTGTCCTGCAACGCCCCGGCCGCCACGGCGCGCGCCTCGTGCTGCACAGCGCGACGAAGTTCCTCGGCGGCCACGGCGACGTGATGGGTGGCATCGTCGCGTGCGATGCGGAGGAAGCCGCGCGGCTGCGGGGAATCCGCTTCGCGACGGGCGCCGTGCTGCACCCGCTGGCGGGATACCTGTTGCTGCGCGGGCTTTCGACGCTCCCGCTGCGCGTTACGGCGGCGTCGGCGACGGCGGCCGTGCTGGCCGAGCGGCTCACGCAGCACGAAGCGGTGACTGCCGTGCACTACCCGAAGCTGGGCGGCCCGCTCGTCGCGTTCGAGGTGGCGGGGGATCCGCACGCGCTGATCGCCGCCGTCCGGCTGATCACGCCGGCGGTGAGCCTCGGCAGCGTCGACACGCTCATCCAGCACCCGGCGTCGCTCACGCACCGGGTCGTCGCCGAGACCGACCGCGAGGAGAACGGCATCACCCAAGGGCTGATCCGGCTCTCGGCCGGCCTCGAGGACGTCGAGGACCTCTGGCACGACCTCGACCAGGCGTTGAAGGCCTGCTGA
- a CDS encoding FmdB family zinc ribbon protein: MPTYAYRCRDCTDTFELQRPMSESGAPAPCPEGHTDTVKLLTTVALTGAAASPAPSGGCCGGGCCGG, from the coding sequence ATGCCCACTTACGCCTACCGCTGCCGCGACTGCACCGACACGTTCGAGCTGCAACGGCCGATGAGCGAGTCCGGCGCGCCGGCGCCGTGTCCCGAGGGGCACACCGACACCGTGAAGCTGCTGACCACCGTCGCGCTCACCGGCGCCGCCGCGAGCCCCGCGCCGTCGGGTGGCTGCTGCGGCGGCGGGTGCTGCGGCGGCTGA
- a CDS encoding alkaline phosphatase family protein, translated as MDVPQITDLPHLGQVVPAVLAALGVPGETGSLALPEARSACVLLIDGLGWQLLAEHAADAPVLTELAKSPLRVGFPSTTAAGVAAIGTGLASGEHGMVGYTFEVPGAGVLNALRWRSHEDGRDLRGALPPRSVQPLPTTFEAAAAAGLDAAVVSSAQFSDTALTRATQSGARYAGVHALGDLAARTLEVLASRSFCYAYHSELDLLGHLYGPGSTAWRMQLRHVDRLVESIVDGLPAGALLAVVADHGMVTVDDKLDLEDTPSLLAGVRAFGGEVRARHVYAEPGAAADVLAAWQSVLGSRAWVLPRDEAIAAGWFGTVSDRVRPRIGDVVAAAQGTFGMVRGLAEAVETSLIGQHGSLTEAEQLVPLALAHG; from the coding sequence GTGGACGTTCCCCAGATCACGGACCTCCCGCACCTCGGCCAGGTCGTCCCCGCGGTACTGGCCGCGCTTGGCGTGCCGGGCGAGACGGGTTCGCTGGCGCTGCCGGAGGCCCGCAGCGCGTGCGTGCTGCTCATCGACGGTCTCGGCTGGCAGCTCCTCGCCGAGCACGCGGCCGACGCGCCGGTGCTCACGGAGCTCGCGAAGAGCCCGTTGCGTGTCGGCTTCCCGTCGACCACGGCGGCCGGCGTCGCCGCCATCGGCACCGGGCTGGCGTCGGGGGAGCACGGGATGGTCGGGTACACGTTCGAGGTGCCGGGCGCGGGCGTGCTCAACGCCCTGCGCTGGCGCTCCCACGAAGACGGCAGGGACCTGCGCGGCGCCCTCCCGCCCCGCTCGGTCCAGCCGCTTCCGACGACTTTCGAAGCCGCCGCCGCCGCCGGCCTCGACGCCGCCGTCGTGTCGTCCGCTCAGTTCTCCGACACGGCCCTGACCCGCGCCACCCAGAGCGGCGCGCGCTACGCCGGCGTCCACGCCCTCGGCGACCTCGCGGCGCGGACGCTGGAGGTGCTCGCGTCGCGCTCGTTCTGCTATGCCTACCACAGCGAACTCGACCTGCTCGGCCACCTCTACGGCCCCGGCTCCACCGCCTGGCGGATGCAGCTGCGGCACGTCGACCGCCTCGTGGAGTCCATTGTGGACGGACTACCTGCGGGTGCGCTGCTGGCGGTCGTCGCCGACCACGGCATGGTGACCGTGGACGACAAACTCGACCTCGAGGACACCCCGTCGCTGCTGGCGGGCGTCCGCGCCTTCGGCGGCGAGGTCCGCGCCCGCCACGTCTACGCCGAACCGGGCGCGGCCGCCGACGTTCTGGCGGCCTGGCAGTCTGTGCTCGGCTCGCGTGCCTGGGTGCTGCCCCGCGACGAGGCCATCGCCGCGGGCTGGTTCGGCACCGTGAGCGACCGCGTGCGCCCCCGCATCGGCGACGTCGTCGCCGCGGCCCAGGGCACGTTCGGCATGGTCCGCGGCTTGGCCGAAGCGGTGGAGACGTCGCTGATCGGCCAGCACGGTTCGCTGACGGAGGCTGAGCAGCTGGTGCCGCTGGCACTCGCGCACGGCTGA
- a CDS encoding GNAT family N-acetyltransferase has translation MLREIVTSRLVLHPFTEEDRAAVVAIQTDPATNRFNPDPPDTPGGDLLFDSWLAHWAEHGFGYCAVREQGGPEVLGLTGVRLRLFRGDRVLNLAYRFAPSSWGRGYAVEAAGAAVEWAERELPELPVLISVNATNAPSLRVVERLGFTRFEEDVYEGAVSRHFRR, from the coding sequence GTGCTGAGGGAGATCGTCACTTCGCGGCTGGTGCTGCACCCGTTCACCGAGGAGGACCGCGCCGCCGTCGTCGCCATCCAGACGGACCCGGCGACGAACCGCTTCAACCCGGACCCACCGGACACCCCGGGCGGCGACCTGCTGTTCGACTCGTGGCTCGCCCACTGGGCCGAGCACGGGTTCGGCTACTGCGCCGTACGGGAGCAGGGCGGGCCCGAGGTGCTGGGCCTGACGGGGGTGCGGCTGCGGTTGTTCCGGGGTGATCGCGTGCTGAACCTGGCGTACCGCTTCGCACCGTCGTCGTGGGGACGGGGGTACGCGGTGGAGGCGGCAGGGGCCGCCGTGGAGTGGGCTGAGCGGGAACTGCCGGAGCTTCCGGTGCTGATCAGCGTGAACGCGACGAACGCGCCATCGTTGAGGGTGGTGGAACGGCTGGGGTTCACGAGGTTCGAGGAGGACGTGTACGAGGGGGCGGTTTCGCGACATTTCCGCCGCTGA
- a CDS encoding alpha/beta fold hydrolase codes for MTELPLLLLHAFPLDARMWDLVRAPLAERLRLITPDQRGLGRSPLPETDREPSLDDAARDVLALLDRLELDEVVLGGCSMGGYLALAVLKAAPERVAGLVLIDTKAMADTPEAAENRLKVAERAEAEGVQGWLADAILPNLLHNQEPAERVRELIDAQSPAGVAWAARAMRNRPDSLDVLRKSDVPALVVVGAEDKLTPVEEAGKMVDALDEATLVVLPGAGHLTPLEDPAGVVEAILGWFA; via the coding sequence ATGACCGAACTGCCGCTCCTCCTGTTGCACGCCTTCCCCCTCGACGCCCGCATGTGGGACCTCGTCCGCGCGCCCCTGGCCGAGCGCCTGCGGCTGATCACGCCGGACCAGCGCGGCCTGGGTCGCAGCCCGCTGCCGGAGACCGACCGCGAGCCGAGCCTCGACGACGCCGCGCGCGACGTCCTCGCGCTGCTCGACCGGCTGGAGCTCGACGAAGTGGTGCTGGGCGGCTGTTCCATGGGTGGTTACCTCGCCCTCGCCGTGTTGAAAGCAGCCCCCGAACGCGTCGCCGGGCTCGTGCTCATCGACACCAAGGCCATGGCCGACACGCCCGAAGCGGCGGAGAACCGCCTCAAGGTCGCTGAACGCGCCGAGGCCGAGGGCGTCCAGGGCTGGCTCGCCGACGCGATCCTCCCGAACCTCCTGCACAACCAGGAACCGGCCGAACGCGTGCGTGAGCTCATCGACGCCCAGTCGCCCGCCGGGGTCGCGTGGGCGGCGCGCGCGATGCGCAACCGGCCCGATTCCCTCGACGTGCTGCGCAAGTCCGACGTGCCCGCGCTCGTCGTCGTCGGCGCGGAGGACAAGCTCACCCCCGTCGAGGAAGCCGGCAAGATGGTCGACGCCCTCGACGAAGCCACGCTCGTCGTCCTGCCCGGCGCCGGGCACCTCACGCCGCTCGAAGACCCGGCGGGCGTCGTCGAGGCGATCCTCGGCTGGTTCGCCTAG
- a CDS encoding phosphotransferase, which produces MADPYTASALDAALSVGRRLGLATGSAEVLHERSNVLVRLGSVVARVPGTTRLLRPDATAWLERDVAVSRHLTQSGVLVVSPTTDPPAGPHFADGLPVTLWHWTPHDPDHRHTPGEVASSLATVHAALLAYPGELPVRGPVDELLGALDRHGATMDGAADSLRAEAVRLAAALPADRIQALHGDAHPGNIIATAEGPCWLDFEDTWRGPLAWDLAILAKQGGTAFLAAYPDVVDSASIEVCLRLRELFVVVWRYLLALRWPARRGEARAALADYF; this is translated from the coding sequence ATGGCCGACCCGTACACGGCTTCCGCGCTCGACGCGGCCCTCTCGGTGGGCCGTCGGCTCGGCCTCGCGACGGGGTCGGCCGAGGTCCTCCACGAACGCTCGAACGTGCTGGTGAGACTGGGTTCCGTGGTCGCGCGGGTGCCCGGGACGACGCGCCTGCTGCGGCCCGACGCGACGGCCTGGCTCGAGCGCGACGTCGCCGTTTCGAGGCACCTCACGCAGAGTGGTGTGCTCGTCGTCTCACCCACCACGGATCCCCCGGCCGGGCCCCATTTCGCCGACGGGCTGCCGGTGACGCTCTGGCACTGGACTCCGCACGATCCGGACCATCGGCACACGCCGGGAGAAGTCGCGAGTTCACTCGCGACCGTCCACGCGGCACTGCTTGCCTATCCGGGTGAACTTCCCGTGCGCGGGCCCGTCGACGAGCTGCTGGGCGCGCTCGACCGGCACGGGGCCACGATGGACGGTGCCGCGGATTCCCTGCGCGCCGAGGCGGTACGGCTCGCGGCCGCGCTGCCGGCGGACCGGATCCAGGCCCTGCACGGCGATGCGCACCCGGGCAACATCATCGCGACCGCGGAAGGCCCGTGCTGGCTGGATTTCGAGGACACCTGGCGCGGACCGCTCGCCTGGGACCTCGCGATCCTGGCGAAACAGGGCGGAACCGCTTTTCTGGCGGCCTATCCGGACGTGGTGGATTCGGCTTCGATCGAGGTGTGCCTGCGGTTGCGTGAGCTGTTCGTGGTGGTGTGGCGGTATTTGCTCGCGCTGCGCTGGCCCGCGCGGCGCGGCGAAGCGCGGGCGGCGCTGGCGGACTACTTCTAG